In the genome of Labeo rohita strain BAU-BD-2019 chromosome 24, IGBB_LRoh.1.0, whole genome shotgun sequence, one region contains:
- the ppp1r17 gene encoding protein phosphatase 1, regulatory subunit 17-like, with protein sequence MSTDCVRSLSDKAEHTLTMHEHLYGNAEMDNQKHSSEEHQQDKLGQKKPRRKDTPVLNSPPLIPGVRLMKTEARMIHQEDEEKEMKK encoded by the exons ATGTCCACTGACTGTGTGAGGTCACTCTCAGACAAAGCCGAACACACGCTCACCATGCACGAACATCTCT ATGGGAACGCTGAAATGGACAATCAGAAGCACAGCTCCGAGGAACATCAGCAGGACAAACTGGGACAGAAGAAACCCCGCAGGAAGGACACTCCCGTCCTCAACAGCCCTCCACTCATACCAG GCGTGAGATTGATGAAGACAGAGGCTCGGATGATTCATCAGGAGGATGAGGAGAAGGAGATGAAGAAGTAG